In one Bradyrhizobium sp. 4 genomic region, the following are encoded:
- a CDS encoding GreA/GreB family elongation factor: MKQKECAVLPLPKIALTSSDYPRLEQLARLAVQKGDLDGMFLMGEINRADIVPDEADNVRPFVTIGSWVTHCTNWGVPRRTVQLVWPEECWSDPACISVLTPLGTALIGLQVGDQMPYFVAGCLNVVRVQSLTPSDSKVVPLFRRGTRRSGNPFDDDPGPTAA; this comes from the coding sequence TTGAAGCAGAAGGAGTGCGCCGTGCTGCCTCTTCCAAAAATCGCACTGACCTCATCAGACTATCCGCGGCTCGAACAGCTCGCCCGTCTCGCCGTCCAAAAAGGAGATTTGGACGGGATGTTCCTCATGGGCGAAATCAACCGCGCCGATATCGTCCCGGACGAAGCGGACAACGTCCGTCCTTTCGTGACGATCGGATCATGGGTCACCCATTGCACGAATTGGGGCGTTCCGCGTCGCACCGTGCAACTGGTCTGGCCCGAGGAGTGCTGGTCGGATCCCGCCTGCATTTCGGTGTTGACCCCACTGGGTACAGCTTTGATCGGACTGCAGGTCGGCGACCAGATGCCGTACTTCGTCGCCGGATGCCTGAATGTCGTCAGGGTCCAAAGCCTGACCCCATCGGATTCAAAGGTCGTCCCACTCTTCCGGAGAGGGACGAGGCGGTCAGGCAACCCTTTCGACGACGACCCCGGACCAACTGCAGCATAG
- the rnk gene encoding nucleoside diphosphate kinase regulator, translating to MRNFEAESRQEQPALPPIKITEDESRRLSSLANSSMDLFPRVAHFLAREMERATVTDENNLRGVIRMGSKVTYRDDETGASREVVLVYPHEANIELNQISVLTPVGAALIGLSPGQRIDFETPHRRTRGLTVLAVSE from the coding sequence ATGCGCAATTTCGAAGCTGAGAGCCGGCAAGAACAGCCGGCGTTGCCACCGATCAAGATCACTGAGGACGAATCACGGCGCCTCAGTTCCTTGGCCAATTCGAGCATGGATCTGTTTCCGCGAGTGGCCCATTTTCTGGCTCGAGAGATGGAACGTGCCACGGTGACGGACGAGAACAACTTGCGAGGCGTGATCAGGATGGGGTCGAAAGTGACTTATCGCGACGACGAGACGGGTGCGAGCCGAGAGGTCGTGCTGGTCTATCCGCATGAGGCAAACATCGAGCTCAATCAGATCTCGGTCCTGACGCCTGTTGGAGCGGCCTTGATCGGCCTATCGCCGGGGCAGCGGATCGACTTCGAGACGCCCCACAGGCGCACCAGGGGCCTGACCGTTCTCGCTGTGTCCGAATAA